A single region of the Salvia miltiorrhiza cultivar Shanhuang (shh) chromosome 8, IMPLAD_Smil_shh, whole genome shotgun sequence genome encodes:
- the LOC131000899 gene encoding protein VACUOLELESS GAMETOPHYTES-like isoform X2: MKYKEISHHHTLKVGYAEAPFKCDGCKEVGIGSSYKCGGAACDFDLHSHCAVPSPTLLHPFYPKCSFQFLSRPPGTEARCCNACERRVTGFVYHCKLCGFDLHPCCAKLPMMHHDADIKLFLYAKVTAPCHSGRLQVIQMWEEGEELELQILMQQVQPPRGVRDGHVGGQLARLVPWRWEWGWAANPQPQSHARNSCQSHQNQRR, translated from the exons ATGAAATACAAAGAAATCTCCCACCACCACACTCTCAAAGTCGGATACGCAGAGGCGCCGTTCAAATGCGACGGCTGCAAGGAGGTGGGCATCGGCTCGTCCTACAAGTGCGGCGGCGCAGCCTGCGACTTCGACCTCCACAGTCACTGCGCCGTTCCTTCTCCCACCCTCCTCCACCCCTTCTACCCAAAGTGCTCGTTCCAGTTCCTCAGCCGCCCGCCGGGGACGGAGGCGCGTTGCTGCAACGCGTGCGAGAGGCGAGTAACGGGGTTCGTTTATCACTGCAAGCTGTGTGGCTTCGACCTCCACCCTTGCTGCGCTAAGCTGCCGATGATGCACCACGATGCAGACATCAAATTGTTTTTGTACGCTAAAGTTACCGCCCCCTGCCACAG TGGAAGATTGCAAGTGATTCAGATGTGGGAGGAAGGGGAGGAGCTGGAGCTACAGATCCTCATGCAACAAGTACAACCTCCACGTGGCGTGCGTGATGGACATGTTGGTGGACAGCTGGCACGACTTGTACCATGGAGATGGGAGTGGGGTTGGGCGGCGAATCCCCAGCCTCAAAGCCACGCTCGAAACTCATGTCAATCACACCAAAACCAAAGGCGGTAA
- the LOC131000899 gene encoding protein VACUOLELESS GAMETOPHYTES-like isoform X1 — protein sequence MKYKEISHHHTLKVGYAEAPFKCDGCKEVGIGSSYKCGGAACDFDLHSHCAVPSPTLLHPFYPKCSFQFLSRPPGTEARCCNACERRVTGFVYHCKLCGFDLHPCCAKLPMMHHDADIKLFLYAKVTAPCHRCGRKGRSWSYRSSCNKYNLHVACVMDMLVDSWHDLYHGDGSGVGRRIPSLKATLETHVNHTKTKGGKAQKCCEMAALALQFVVSAVLGDPTALIAGLVASLISK from the exons ATGAAATACAAAGAAATCTCCCACCACCACACTCTCAAAGTCGGATACGCAGAGGCGCCGTTCAAATGCGACGGCTGCAAGGAGGTGGGCATCGGCTCGTCCTACAAGTGCGGCGGCGCAGCCTGCGACTTCGACCTCCACAGTCACTGCGCCGTTCCTTCTCCCACCCTCCTCCACCCCTTCTACCCAAAGTGCTCGTTCCAGTTCCTCAGCCGCCCGCCGGGGACGGAGGCGCGTTGCTGCAACGCGTGCGAGAGGCGAGTAACGGGGTTCGTTTATCACTGCAAGCTGTGTGGCTTCGACCTCCACCCTTGCTGCGCTAAGCTGCCGATGATGCACCACGATGCAGACATCAAATTGTTTTTGTACGCTAAAGTTACCGCCCCCTGCCACAG ATGTGGGAGGAAGGGGAGGAGCTGGAGCTACAGATCCTCATGCAACAAGTACAACCTCCACGTGGCGTGCGTGATGGACATGTTGGTGGACAGCTGGCACGACTTGTACCATGGAGATGGGAGTGGGGTTGGGCGGCGAATCCCCAGCCTCAAAGCCACGCTCGAAACTCATGTCAATCACACCAAAACCAAAGGCGGTAAAGCTCAAAAATGTTGCGAGATGGCGGCCCTGGCGCTACAGTTTGTGGTGTCCGCTGTCCTAGGAGATCCCACCGCCCTCATCGCCGGCCTCGTCGCTTCCCTCATCTCCAAATAG